From the Rhinoderma darwinii isolate aRhiDar2 chromosome 12, aRhiDar2.hap1, whole genome shotgun sequence genome, one window contains:
- the LOC142664844 gene encoding uncharacterized protein LOC142664844, which yields MSYRELLQLAIDESSRINQGIADGRLRSGHRRRQSVEQDEDHDNVPDRRRRRGQVPPRRRLQQDGADRSRSPLRPEPIEQSETTSGHRINSETELRIPGESQPGSTPSTTQERSERLEEPTQDPSTSEPQPNLQPSREGSRSPQQTSNRLVEPTPSTSQLLSNQQSTTETTDSRPVQRRQRRRGKRGRQIDRLPSRTFTENEDIQSCTICLEDYEIGEQVTVLPCSHIFHLPCIAHWIPTNPRCPLCRVHAFQRKRRR from the exons atgagttaccgagaactcttgcagcttgcaatagacgaaagttcccggataaatcaag gcattgctgatggaagattaagatctggacatagaaggcgtcagagtgtggagcaggatgaagaccatgacaatgtccccgacaggagacgaagacgtggtcaagttccaccgcgccgtaggttgcagcaagacggagcggacagaagccggtccccattacgacctgagccaatagaacagtctgaaacgacaagtggccatcgtattaatagtgagaccgagctcagaattcctggagaatcccagcctgggtctactccatcaactactcaggagagatccgaaaggttggaggaaccaacacaagaccccagcaccagtgagccgcaaccaaacctgcagccgtccagagaaggaagcagatctcctcagcaaacatctaacaggctggtggagccaacaccaagcaccagtcagctgctttccaaccaacagtcgacaacagagaccacagacagcagacctgtgcagagaagacaacgtcggcgaggcaagagaggcaggcagattgatagactcccatctcgaacctttactgaaaatgaagacatccagtcctgcactatatgcctagaggactatgagattggagagcaagtcaccgttctgccatgttctcacatattccatctgccttgtattgcacattggatcccgacaaatccacgctgtcccttgtgccgcgtccatgcctttcaaagaaagaggaggagataa